agaagaaaatggaaacttAGAGAAGTATTGGCTCCAGGCCAAATTGGCAGCCTGGGGCCTACGTAGAACAGAGGTCTTCTGCCTCTTATACAGCGGTTTGTATGATTCCATATTGGATCATTAGTGCTGAGTATTACTGTGATGGGATACGTGTGTGCGGGTGGGTAGACACTGGATAAACACAGACCGTGGTCACACTAGCTCACAGCCCTAATGGTCATATCAGACCTTTGGAATGGGGAACCTCATCTGTCACTGGTTGTCCCCGTAGGTGACAAGCTGACACTGGAGAGAAGGTGAATGGCTTCGCCTCTTTGCTCTTGAGCTTCTGGGGATGGAAAGTCCTGTTGAGAATCGGCTCGAAAACTCATTTTTGGTGACCTGCATTACACTTTCCCTCTGGAAGATTGAGATGAGTTTTCACTGGTATTAGCTCGCCGCAGTGTTTCATTTTGTGCTACAAGTGTAAAGAACAAACTGTTCTCCATCACTCCCGGGGATGGGCACAAAGGAATGGGAAGAGAACTGACCTCCCGAAGGACCCAGAGCCTTCCCCAGCCTCGTAGGAAGGAGATTTTGAGGCAGGTTCTTCAGAGAGGAGCCTCACTTCCCCACCCTTTGTGTCTGATTTTACCTGAAGAGGTAGAGATACATTTTCtgatatgtgattttttttttaaaactcttataAATGTCAATTTAATGCTGGGCATGGTAGTCCATTTCGTCagtctcagtgcttgggaggcagaggcaggtggatctctgagtttgaggtctacatagggagttccaggacagtcatggtACATAGAGAAAGGCTGTCTTCATCCCATggtacatagagaaacactgttttcATCCCTCCAAGAAACAGCTGGCAATTCAAGATTGTTCACATCTGAGCCCCAGAAGTGAACTGGTACCAGAAGTCTATTGCTCTGGGAAGTGGGCAGAAATGGATGTTTTGAACCCTTttgattttattacttttgaCAGAATcttattttgtagcccaggctggccttgatgtcATGTTCCTCCTGTCTTAGGCTCCTGAGTTCTGTAATGACGTGCATACACCCCTAAAGCAAGCACTATTTGAATTATTCCATTGTGGTTTATGTACATGTCTATGCCTAGATTtgtgtaagtgcacatgtgtgtaggccagaggagaACACCTGGGTGTCAGTTGCTATCATTCTCtaccatatgtgtatgtgtgggagcatgtatatgtatgtgtatgcatacatgggGGGGTCATGGTTGATGCTAAGAATCTTCCCCAGTTGTTTTTGATATTATTCGGTGGGGGCAGGATCTCTCGGTTGATCCAAGAGCTCACTGACATAGCCAGTCTCATCTTCCAGCTTGCTTTAAGGATCCCTGTTTCACCTTTCAATGCTGGAGATATTGATGACTGGTACTCCCACAATGTAGAATCGTGAAAGgaagcctgttttctggtcgagcTAGGTTTAAAACCTGGAGACACAGCAGACAACTCTGCAAGGAGTGGAAGGAAGTTTGCTACgctcccagacaccaggctcctgacacgaggccccagctccataattctgtggccatcagtcatgtagggcaatgccccaagctcctggtattctgtctggactccacccccacagttacctggcaactgcCAGGTAGGCCTTGCCCACTATAAAAGGgttgcttgcccctcctctctctcttactctcttactcttgcctctctctctcttgccctcttgttccccctctctctgcatttccttctcccccctctccatgtggccatggctggcccctacttctctactctctccctctctctgcctttctctgtctctactaccctcttagctctccttcctgccatgacaataaaacaccttaaaaccattgACTGCTTCTTCTCATTGGGACCTGctatgctggagcaatggaggaGATATTCCTCTAAAGAGCCGTGCATCTAATCTCCCCTAGGAGGCTTCCCTGCGTTCTTAGCCACGGTCTCCACCAAGCGAAGCCAACCGGGCCAAGCCAAAGACTCTCTCATCCCAGTGGAGTCTTCTATAGCTCAGCAGTAGCTCTCCTCTTACCCTTTTCCCTTCCACCCTGACCAGAGACAGCCCGTGGGCTgacactccattctcagctcttctgagacatcCAGCAGGTCCAGTGTCCAAAGAGTGAGAATCTGCTGTCCTGGCCTATGTGGGCCGGGACCCCAGAGCCGGCTCTTCCATGGCACTCAGTGGTGTCTGTAGCGCCCGAGAGTCCGAGCTGAACTCCGGCAGTTTCTCGGGGACCTCAGACTGAGCTTCCCCACCCTTGGACTGGGTCCTGAGGCTTCTCATAGCGTAACTCCTGCTCCCCGGGTGGAGTGGGGTGCGCGCAGTCAAACTCCCCGAGTCCCGCCTCCCCTAACCTTATGGCAGGCCAAACGCTGGACACCATTTTAATCCATACCACCAGACATTCATATAGCTTTAGGAAATTCAAACTCTATTCTCTTGCTAGTTTCACAAGCACTTTAATGGCTTCGCCATCTACCCAGCCCCTAGATGCATTTTGAAAAGAATCCCTTGGATactaatacagaaagaaaatcaaataaactgaTTGACAAAAGAATTGAAATAATCAGAAATTCTGTAGCCTCCAGTGTCAGTTTATTAAATTATAACTGTTACATATGttaacatatataatttttcatttacagAGATTAGAGTTCATACATGGGATGCATACTAGTTAATTATATACCCAACAACATACAATATGCATTTTACCATGGTGATGTGACGTTTTAACATAAAACATTCAACCAATGAAAGCACATGGGGCTTATCAATAAGATCAGGTGAACACCGACATCGGTTCAGCCTGTATACCCTCTGAAACAAAAGAGGGGTACGCATGCGTCTTAAGGACTTAAGACGAAAATCCTGTAAATTTGCTTATCTGTTTACTGTGAGCCTCCTTCCTCTTGTGCGCACACAGCAGAGCAGGGCTTGCCTGTTATGGACCTTCTTGGCATGACAGTAGCTAGGTGTGACAGgtgctcaaaataaaataaaataagaccacCAAACAATTCATGGACCAAACTGAAAGGCTGTTGTGTGTGGTCAGGGGCAGAAAGTCTAGTTTTAGCCTCACTCCTCCATCAAGCTACTGTCCAACACCAGGCTTCATGTGTCACCTCTCCTGGCCTGTGTTCCTCCATTCTCGAAGAGACATAAGTTTGGATAGTAGCTCATGTTAACTTTAAAATCCCATGACATTTTCTCCACTGGCCAAGCCCCTAGAGTTGGTGAGGGAATGAATTACTCTCGGAGTTCATTGGGATCCACTGAACTCTGGGCAGGGCTCTCAGGTTTGTCATGATTAAATAGAAGTCCACCAAAGGGTGGCCATATGGCTATAGATTTGGAGAAGGAATTCTTTGGCTTAATCCCTCCCCTGACCTCCATGATGCAATGGTTTCTACAAAACTCTCTTTTTGCTTGACCCTTTCCAGAGAATGAACAATgactacatgaaaaaaaaaaactgatttggGGGTCAAAAAATTGGTTTAGGGATGAAGCCGGAGATGTGACCACTATGTGTAAGCAGTCTCCTTGCTCTTCTACGTTGTCCCATGCGTAGTAAAAGATATTTCtgtcttcaatttctcttttagtggcctcaaattcagtgCCACTTGCCAAGAGTAGAGTTCTGGCCATCCCATTAACATACTCTGTTGCtttagaaaaataactgaaatttGGGCTTGTGAGTCTTCTCACAAGCTACATCCACAAGATGGGTAGATGGAAGAGGTAGGGGTAAGTGTGTTACAGCGCTCAGGAAGTTTTAACAGTAACAGAATAAAGCAAGGCATGAATATAGATACTCTGATCTGATATTGTCACCACTAGTAAATTAGCCAGAAGCTAGCAGGCAATATCTTAGAACACTGATAATATTTATGGCAATACTGCAAGCTTAAATAAAATATGACTGAAAACAGCAAAAACATTCCCAGTATTCTcaaagtcttaaaaaaatcaGGGGATTTCGAGGTCAGACATATCTGTATGTATTTTGCAAGGGACAGACTGTAAACAAACCTGCTCAAGCAATTAATCCCCAATGTCACAATCATGGACTGTGATTGGGTAAGAGCTTAAGAGAAATACCATGCAAGAGAGTGCTGGCAATGGCTGTGCCTTGTGCACAGTGAACTCGTGAGCATCCTTGATCCAGAGTACTTGACAGGCACACACTTGGAATTTCCTTAGGGGTGATGTAGCTTGTCTCAGAACGAAGCCAAGGCTCTGGCACGCCCTGATGTTGAATAGACTCTGGCATGCACCGAGAAATGATGTGGTACAAGCACACTTTCCTTGTTTCCCATTGCACCTTAGTAAATCACCAAGTCCATATCAGAGATTACAGCCTAGACGTTGTGTTCTGTGCAACAGATCTAAAAACAGCTAAGGTCAAATTTTGAGTGACCTGTGCCGCATGCCGATTAATGGCTTTTGCTGGGAACAGAGACTTTTCAAAGCACCTCTAGGCTGTCGGTAAAGGTCGAACATTTTCAAAGGTGTTCCTGTCAAAATTTGAGGCCAGTAAGTAACAGCCTCTTTGATACTGTTGTTTCAATACTGGCTCCCACCACAGGGAATTTTATCTTTATACTccctttgcatttatttatgggAAACTACCTTTGATTAgctagttaaaaaaaatgaaaaagaaaaaagaagatcaCTTAAGCGGAAATTCAAACCATTTTGTTAATGATTGTCTTTTATCAAATGGCACCCATgtttataataagaaaatatcagTGTGTCTCAAGTTAGCTAATTAATTAGCTAATACAAACAGAGTGATTAAAAGCTCCACAGACGATGGAGATGCCGATCTGTTAGAACGAGTGAATCTGAGACTAAAGTAATTTATGTCTCTGTCCCCAGGGCAAGCAAGCACTAGGTAAACATTTATAGACGCGATTTGAATTCAGCAGCCTTTGAGGTGCATTTGACTGAAAAGCATTTCTCGCTAAATTAACTATTTTCCAAAACACACCCCACCTCACCCAATGAATATATTACCTTATCTCCAAGGACcagcctgggtttttttttttttttttttttttttttaatttaagacaaggtcttgttatgtagGCAAGGCTTTCCTGAAAATTACTATTCAACCCTGGTTctcctcaaactcatggcaatcctcctggctcagcatcccatgtgctgggattacagatgtattcCATGACACCTCACTCCATCACATACTTTTCACATACTTTCATACTTTCAAAAaatcccatgtgctgggattacagatgtattcCATGACACTTGACTCTGTCACATactttcaaaacaatttttttccattttgttttagaaaaacagcATGCTCCTGTTTGCTATGGGAATACTTAGtatcttggaaacagaaatgcTGATTTGAGTCCAATTAGTAATGTTTGATGCTGCCTTTGtgacagcatatatatatatatatatatacacacatatatatgtatatgtatatatgtatatatgtgtatatgtttggtaAGCAGTGGAGATGAATTTTCTAAcatgtatatataggtatatatacatatacacacatatatatatatatatatatatatatatatatatatatatatccacaaatcAACAGTTACAGTCTTCAATAAACAGggtcaaaataaatacatgtcagGGACAAAGCCTCAAGCATCTTTGGCTGTCAGGAGATTCCTGTCCTTGATAAATTCCCAAGCCATTCAGATCACTTCTGGGCAGCTTTGAAGGCCCTTGACATAAAGCTTGGGTTTAGTAGAGGAGATGACCAGGTCACTCTAGCTACTTTTGGGCAAGTCTTTTCCCATAAGTCTATGTTGCTCAATATTCTCATGCACCATGAAGCTATCTGTAGGCAGAGAGAACATCTCACTCTCCTTTCTGACCTTGGAGCCAGACTGGGAGTCATTGACAAAGCATCCTCAGTTGACCAATGAGCATTACTATCAGGGTTTTAGACCTAAGCCCAGAAAGAAGTCCTTCTTCTGAGACACCCGTTCCTCCAGGTCACCTCAGGCTGCTCATCTTCTTTCAGGTGTGGCTTCCCCTATGAAGAACCAGGGGAAGGTGACCTCAACTTTCCCTGTGTTCTCACTGAGACCTGTGATATTTCAAGAAGCTGAAGACAGAAAACGTGGCCAAtgtaagatggcttagcagaagCTAGATAGTATACAACTTAGGTTTGGTAAGCAGTGGAGATGAATTTTCTAACAAATTATTACTCAACAAATTTTGATCAGCTACTACTCCCCCAGTCATTGTGTTGGAGCCACACTTACCAACTCTGCTTCAAAGGTTtcctagatggctcagcagtgattTGGGGCCAAGTTTACCCTCTGACTCTTCTGTGGTGTCTACCATGACACGAGCATTTCTAATAGAGACTATATAAAGGCTGCAAACCAAACTTGAAAGTAGATCTAGATAAACACCTCCAGATTTGATGACTGACACTTCGTTGTTGGTCTTCATAGTACATTGACTCCTGGCATGAATCAAGTGTTTGTACAGTGCTCTGTTTCACTTGATGTCTGTCTTTAAATTCCTTCAGTGTCTCTATCAGCTGGTTAGCCTATACTGGACAATGATGGAGACAATATTCTAAGGAATGCTGTCTTTCCGgacttgaaatttttctttaaaattttggttttttttttacacttatttatttatttagttatgtgtgtgcatgccacagcatttGTATGGGGTTTGAGGATAACTTgtgggaatcagttttctccttccagcttTTGTGTTCTGGGAGGTCACACCTAGGTGTCAGGCTTaatgacaagcacctttacccaagAAACCACCTAGATGGCTGACTTGAAGTTATTCTTTGGAACATTCTGAGTGGTACTTGACCAGGAAATATGTATTGAGGATTCATTtagtttttaagtaaaatttgaCTTTCTCTTCGTGGTCCTGTGGGCTGAGTGCCCAGAGCGTAGTAGGTACTCAATAAACATGTTCTCACAATAATAAAAGTGTTCTATGTTCCATGTGCATTTGGAATTCCCACTTGTATGTTTGGATACTAAAGGATTCAATCAGAAGAAAGGGGAGCTTTCTTCTGCACAGCAGAAAACCAATTCCTTTTAGGGGAATATTCACGAGAagtaccatttcttttcttttttcttgtcttttcttgtctcttccttccttccttccttccttccttccttccttccttccttccttccttccttNcttcctttctttctttctttctttctttctttctttctttccttcttatttttttaggttaggcacaaaacaatgtggaaatgcaaataaaggacTTTTGCTTCTGGAGAAATAACATcattttctcagtctttctttggATTCTGTCTTTAGCTCTTGATCTGAAGTAAGTTCATTGTCAAATTCAGCTCTAACTGAACTGCTGAATTTAGAAAGGACTAGGACAGAGGGCACTGTGGAAAGGTTCTGTCCTGAAATCAGTAGATTGTGCCGTTGGATGATGcgtgtttcaatttttaaaacccAGCAGGTCTCTCTCCAACATGAGCTGTACTGAGTTTTCCATTTACTATTTTAGTCCATAAGACATATACGGATCAACATTGAGCTCCTAAATTATATAGCTAAACCACTGCCCCCTTCCCTGTTTATAGATCCATATGAGCAAAGGAAATTGGAAAGTAGGAGGCAGGGGAGCCCCTTGGAATGATGGTTGTCGCCTCCTTATAGCAAGAAAGCTCCAAAGAAAgttttatcttcttttgtgtAATCCACCAAGGAGATGTCACTGACGTTTACCATTAGTCTGTCTCCTTCTTCCAAGGAGAACGTGGCCCCAAGGTAGACGGGCTGGAACCAGTTGCTGCTTATTTCACACACAGACTTGGACCCTGTTAATAGGTAGGCAGGCTCAGGATAGCTGTCTGCTACCTTGGTGATAACCACAGTGATGGAGTCTGGCTTGTTTGGTCGTCTCCCCCGACTTATGTCACCACACACAGATGTGGTCCCTCGGAATGTGATCTGGGAGTAGATGAAATAGTCTCCTGCCTCTGGGACCACCAGGGATTTGTTGATGTACTTCATCCGGTTCTTGGTGAAGGCCATCCCTAGGTCATGTTCCCAGTGCAGAGCAGAGAGCTGATTTttcagatgtggtgctggagtttGTCTCTTAACTGCAATTACAGTAGAGAAGTTTAAGTGGCACAAGTCAGAACCTGTGGTTTTGATACCTGGGGTATCAGAATAAAGTCTTgtgctatttctctctctctctctctctctctctctctctctctctctctctctctctctctctgtgtttttgtttatgcTGTATCTACATATGCTCATGTAAGTNGCTGATTTttcagatgtggtgctggagtttGTCTCTTAACTGCAATTACAGTAGAGAAGTTTAAGTGGCACAAGTCAGAACCTGTGGTTTTGATAACAGGCGTATCAGCTGCtagtcttctctcttttctctctctctctctctctctctctctctctctctctctctctctctctctctctgtgtttgtgtttatgctgTATCTACATATGCTCATGTAAGTACACgtgtatatggaggccagagatagaAACTCTACATTTTGAGATAAGGCttttcactgagcctggagttcaTCAATTTGAGGAAACTGGCTGGCTGGGAAGTTCTGggggatctgcctgtgtctgtcccACCAGTCTTAGGGATTCAGGCATGAGCTACTATGCCTAGATTTTTCTGCTGATCTAAGCTTAAATCCTCATGCTCGCATAGCAGGTACTTTACACACGGAGCCAATtttccagcccctgcctcctgcaTTCACTTTCCTTGGTGACTCTATGAGGTTAGCAGTCTCTTTCACAGTGAGAACTTTGGCACTCCTGATAATTTAAGTTTGTGCCCTGGGgcatggtcactcatatttggatCACTATGAAAGACTTCcttatgtataaaattatgttCTATATGGGCACAGTCAAAGTTAAAGTATCTCCTTAGTTTGCTGTGTACCTGAAAATAATTTACTGCTAAGTTGGCTTACCCAGGATAAGACCAGACAGCAGGACCTCTCAGTGCCCATTCCTGAAGCCATGCATAGGTTCTGTCAATGCTTCATCATTTTTACACGAGTTTAGCATTTTATATTAGATTGGACTGTCTGCCAGGGGTCCTGGAAACTGTTGTCCATCATCATGGATAATCTTACActgttctcttcccttcctctaggAAAATTCTTTTTGCATAATGTGTCATCTTACTAAATCTGTGTTGCTTTTATTTGCCATGTATTTCCTTtgagaaaagataaataatactTGTGGGGGAGAATTAAAAGAGGCGTACAATCCATAGCTATTAGGAAATACATCAATTTTACTAGCTTTCTTGTTTCAGAAAAGCTCTGTtccaaaggaaagagggagagaggagagaggtgggaaggaggaaggaagggaaaggatacagagagggagaaagagagacagagagaggacgagaggagagggggacagagaggagcagggagaaggggagggagaggtggaaatggagggggagggaaagcaaGCTCACAAGAGGAAGAGCACTAGAAAACAACCCTGTCATTACATCAAAATGCTGTGGTCCAATGTCACAAAGCAGGCAGTAATCAATAATGTATTACCTGGGGACATGTTGGGACCAGAGACTCAGAACATTTTGGCAGTTCTTCTTTCATAATGACAGGGCTAAATATAAGTCAATGCAATCAACTTGTGGTATGCAAGGAAGCTGGGGTGTGGGACACTTGGACCCAGTACCAGCTCTGATTCTGCACCATGCAAAGTTTTTTAATCATCTGTGCAGATTGGTTTTCTCCCATGCACCTCAGCGTCTCATCTGGACACTGAGGATCGGGTTCTTTAGAGCCTTGTTCTGAAGATTAAGCGGGCAGAACAAATGTGAGCATTTTATAGATTACCATAAACAGTTGGGATAATTTTTCCTGTTCAAATAAAGCAGCATGTTTCATTTAGATAAATTAAAGAGTAAGCTTGtgccatttttatgttttatatgttcttatgcttgtatCACtcctaaatatatattatataaagcaCATTGGCCAGTGCTTTATGAAATATGCTTGCAGTTAAGGAAATAAACAGAGCCAAACTTGATTCAAACAACTGACATCAAATAGGATAATTTgcaataaaatgattatttttagaGGCAACAAAAACATCTTAATCCCTTGTAACTACTTtggaaactcacagaaatcaccATTGTGTACTGACACTACAGTTTGGGGTTAGCTTCCtttttatggaataatttaaCAACTTGTGGATCCAATGGGTGACCAGAAACTTAGATCCTAGACTTTCTAATACAGCGGTTTCTCAAGCTATGGGGCatgaccattggaaaacacatatttcCAATGATCTTAGGAACAGAGGCATAgcacagtagcaaaactacagttatgaaatagcaacaaaaataattttattcttgagagtccccacaacatgaggaactgtaataaagggtcacagcactagggagATTGAGAACCAATGTAATCTAAGGTATGTTTCCCAGGGCTAACTGGTCTAGGGTATCTTTTGCAAGATTGGCACATGACCTGAATTGGTGTGACATTCTCTAGTCTCTACATTAAATGGCTCTTGGAAAGCTCTGGAGCTTCCATATAGACATCTTTATCACTCACATCTAGTGGTCATCATCTGTGGATGATGTAGTGATTGACAAGTGTTCTCAGACGATGGATGCATAAACCAGTCCCACTATGTCTGCGGAGAGGCAAGCCCTGTTGCACTGAACGCCATGAGCTGAGTTAGCTCAGAGGCGTTGGGAGTTGGGATAGAAAGAACGTTGCTTCGTTTGAATTTTCCCACTGCCTACCCATCTGACTTGGAACATGCCAGCCGATGTCTGAGCCTTAGTTTTCTCAATGTCTtttcgtgtgtgtatgtggtgcgtgtgtttgtgtgttcagtTGTGTGTACCCCTGAGAAAGCCAGCAGTTGACATCTACTAACACACTCTgttgctttccaccttattttttgagacagacctCGTGAGACCTGGGGTTTACTGTTTCAGCTAGCCTGGCTGTCCAGTGAGCTTCTGGGATCGGACTGACTCCGCACCAGCACCGCAGACCCAGAGCagcacgcctggctttttttacatggatgctaggGATCTGGACTTAGGTTCTTAACTAATAAGTATCTCACttactgagctacctccccagccccttcaaGTCTGCTTAGGTGGCTGTCATCTGTTGGGAGATCCAGGATTACTTGATgaggaaagcaggagagaaaggcagagtgcTGACTGCAGAGGAGGGAACACTCACGAATCATGGGCCCTTGGATCTGACACAGGGAAGAAGTTATTCCAAATCCTTGACTGTCAATTCGGTCGCCAGTTTAAAGCCATTGCAGTGAGCTTTGGTTAAATATAGTGGAAAAAATAATCTCTCAGATCTATGAACTATGGTGCttaagaaagaagggggaggctTACCTGTCAGGTGTGCTCTTGGCTTGCCTCTGGGAGGTGTGTCTGTAACAGAAGGAAAAATAGGCTTTGAGTAATGGGTAACAGACTGAAGACAGCATCTGCAATGAGAGAAGAACATCAGTCCTACTCATTGTGGTTCAGTTTCATGTCTTCTGGGCTTTGgattggtacatggtatctgcaGGATACACTGCTGGGGATACAGGAGACTCAGGGGTAAGAGTCTTAGGTGCAAAGGACTTTGGGCAAGTTGCCTAGCCTGGACTCTGTTTTCCTATCTCGAAGATGGGCACAGCAATCTCTACCTTGAATGTTGTGTCCACATGGTTCTTGGTTCTTAGGGCCAAATAAACCATggctcatttcttcttcttttagacTATTCTGTGAGGACCAAGTGGTCGTTCAGATTCTTTATGGTTCTTTTGCCATATCACTGAGGAGTATGGATGGCTCAACCGAGAAGGGCTGTGGAGTAAGACCCACTCTGTCGCTCCATGACCTTGACAGACCTTTTTCTATTTATGCTCCTTTCCCCCCATTAGTCCTTGAGAAGGACCTTATCATTAAAGGTTCTATAGTGATGAAGATGGTGCTGACTTCAGACAGCAAAAAATCTTCATCTACGCTCACCTTGCCAGAAAGGATAGTGACAGCTGCAATGACCCGTCTGAAGGCCACATTGCCTAGCAGATCCATGAGCTGGGAGCTGAGATTCAGGCCACAGATCAGACATGTAGTCAGAGCACTGTCTTGCTTTGTTAGCAGTGGGGGAGGAGCCTCACTACTCTCTAGGTCTGTCTACATCCCTTGGCTCGGCAACTTGGCAATTATAGGCCCATCTCCAATCCATGCATACTAAATCTGTCAGCAGTGTCCTTATCCCCAAGAAAAGACGTCAAAGATGAACACTTACAAACTGGCTGTGGTGAAGGCTCAGACCTCTTTTCTGTTATAGGCTGTTGAGAAAAAGTACAGGTCAGTCTATTTACAGTCCTTCTTAACTCAAAAACCCACACAGCTGCCCATAAGACTCTGCTGCCATCCGAGCCTTGGTCCTCGGCTGGAGATCAGCATTGGGGTATCTCAGTTGGTGGGGATCTTGCCTCTCGGCTCTGCACTCCTTTTCTAGAGACACACC
Above is a window of Mus pahari chromosome 6, PAHARI_EIJ_v1.1, whole genome shotgun sequence DNA encoding:
- the Tnfsf15 gene encoding tumor necrosis factor ligand superfamily member 15, translating into MGGSLVRRDQKSLQDSRSMAEELGLGFGEAVPVEMLPEGCRHRPEARAGLAARSKACLALTCCLLSFPILAGLSTLLMAGQLRIPGKDCVHRPITEKRSEPSPQPVYTPPRGKPRAHLTVKRQTPAPHLKNQLSALHWEHDLGMAFTKNRMKYINKSLVVPEAGDYFIYSQITFRGTTSVCGDISRGRRPNKPDSITVVITKVADSYPEPAYLLTGSKSVCEISSNWFQPVYLGATFSLEEGDRLMVNVSDISLVDYTKEDKTFFGAFLL